The nucleotide window tactgaccactctcactctgatccctcctctcttcctactgacccctctcactctgatccctcctctcttttgaatgactactctcactctgatcactcctctcttcctactgacccctctcactctgatccctcctctcttcctactgacccctctcactctgatccctcctctcttcctactgaccactCTCACaccgatccctcctctctttctactgacccctctcactctgatccctcctctcttttgaatgaccactctcactctgatccctcctctcttcctactgacccctctcactctgatccctcctctcttttgaatgaccactcacactgatccctcctctcttcctactgaccactCTCacactgatccctcctctcttcctactgacccctctctctgatccctcctctcttttgaatgaccactctcactctgatccctcctctcttcctactgacccctctcactctgatccctcctctcttcctactgacccctctcactctgatccctcctctctttcaacTGACCCGTCTCACTGttttccctcctttctttctctactctcctcccccctcttccaGACTCTATTTGtgtccccctctttcctctcctgtctATATATATCTGACCTTTGCCCTGACCAGGCAGACAGAGTACTGCTCCTCAAATTGTCGTCTCTGACCTCCcggaaaaaacacacacacacacacacacacacacacacacacacacacacacacacacacacacacacacacacacacacacacacacacacacacacacacacacacacacacacactcacacaaaaacATCAGTGTTTTCTTAGGGAGAGAGCTGTGGCTGCCATTGATGCTAGCTGAAGCGATTTGGTGAGTGTTCCAAACACAGCCCTAATCAGCCATAGGGTTCCGGAATGATGGAAAGAATCCTTATGAGCTGCCTGGTCAGATATATTAGACGAGAATAGAACACTACACGAGGTTCAAGGCCACAAAACCCATGTCTGCCTAAAGAAGAGCTCTAGACTCTAGCCAGGTTTGAtatacactgattgtacaaaacattTAGAACACCTGCTATTTTAaagacatagactgaccaggtgaatccaggcaaAAGCTACGATCCCTTAATAATGACACTTAtttaatccacttcaatcagtggagatgaaggggaggagacaggttaaatactgatttttaagcattgagacatggattgtgtatgtgtgccattcagaaggttaataggtaagacaaaatatttaagtgcctttgaacgaggtatggtagtacagtttgtgtcaagaactgcaacgctgctgagtttttcactctcaatagtttcccgtgtgtatcaagagtagtccaccacccaaaggacacaactgtgggaagcattggagtcaacatgggccagcatccctgtggaatgttttcgacaccttgtagagtccatcccccaacgaattgaggcagCCCTAGCCGATGTTGTGTCGGCATTAGAATGTGTGAGAATAGAGCAGTAGCCCAGGCTATAGTGCACTAAACCACGTATAATCTCCCGTGGACAGTACCTACAGTAAACATAACTGGTACAGTACACCTGTCGGGATAATATGGGATACGAGCAGCATTACTTCTGGGGTTTGGGTTTCATCACTGTTTATTTGGACATGTCAGAATTGGGTGAAGGCGGTGCTTAAACTGCTTTACTTCGGCGGATGATAACTACCGGTGAAAATATCAGAAGGGGGTGGGAGGGATTGACTGAGATTTTCCTTTTGTGAGAGTGGAGACAAAACGGAAATCTCCATTTCTAACACACTTCCCCCTAGAACCTAATCGAGCAGCTGACCAAATGACGTAACATTTTAGTGAGATTAAACCACGACTAATCCAGTTAGGCGTTTGTTAGGCCACTAGTCCATGTTATGTCTGCTGTAGTAAGCAGGGCTGTCGGGGGGGTTGAGGGCTGATCGTGAGGCTGAGCCGTTGGAGGTGGAGGTGAGCTCCATGGTTGTCTGGGTGATAGGggggctggctggctgctctgcCCCACAGCGCTCCTCCTCAGTGGGCTGCAGAACTGTTGACATACTGGTCTCCATCCGGCTGGCCCGGTACACACTCATCTGGAAACAGAGATAATTAGGACAGAACTGAAAAATACACACTCATACTAGTAACTGAaatgttgcaagatcgaatcccagagctgtcgttctgtccctgaacagggcagttaacccactgttcctaggccgtcattgaaaataatatttttttcttaactgacttgcctagttaaataaacaatacacaCACCCAGAAAGAAGAGGGAATCTATAGACACCTGGGTCTGTAGGTAGCGGGTGGACTTGAGTTCCAGTCCCTCGTAGGAGGCGGCAGGAACACACGGACACCAACAGAACACCTGCTGAAAGCCTGCCCTGAATCTGAacagagagttgagagagaaagagggacagaggggggagtgagagagagagcgagcgagagatggggagagagaggagagactaatgggtcaagtgtgtgtgtgtgtgtgtgtgtgtgtgtgtgtgtgtgtgtgtgtgtgtgtgtgtgtgtgtgtgtgtgtgtgtgtgtgtgtgtgtgtgtgtgtgtgtgtgtgtgtgtacatgcctgtTGTGTTTGCGCTTGTGTGTGTACCACAGGAGGCTGGTAAGGAGAGAACATATAAtattaatggctggaatggagcgaaTGGTATGGTattgttacggatacagttatcctgtgtgtgtgtatcctgtgtgtgtttcttttctctccttctcccctcacaggtgaaaaccatcactccccaatcagtcaacaatcaatcatcaatcagaagacacacctcctcctatttcctgacctatcacagttccttccccatggtttaaaaaccccaccATTTGTTTGTTCTATAGCTCAGCGCagctcagctcaatctctctgtaaatgccatgtctgtaggtctctgtgtttcactctcgcgttgtgtcttaacctctcttttgtttaaagcacttcatagcactttgtcatcacctgtgagtattatttttggttatggtatttgtttgttgctggtgggaaaagggagaaaccaagacaagtcgcccatgggcatacactacccataggtgaactttgttaaatacactagttagaactgggcggaccacccactgtatttttggttagttagttagctgttgttaaagtaggctagtctagcttaggggtgtgtttttgtatacttattgtttctttctttgggtccagctcagccccttttcctgctcccccattaccgtgtgtttataaataaacctagagtttgacggtagatttctgttgtcgtggttatttcgttcacacttttactttgtgacaataataatttgcatgagttatgttacgggtctcattaccatccccccctagaccgtcgggccaaaagggattcgtaacagtaTCAaagaccatgtgtttgatgtgtttggttCCACTCCTATCAATCCATTCTAGCCATTAGTATGAGCCCATCCTCcacaatgaaggtgccaccagccacctgtgGTGTGTACAGTCACCAACCTGTTATTGAGACAGCAGTAGATGATAGGGTTGTACATGGTGGAGCTCATGGCCAACCACAGGACAGCCAGGTAGACCTGCTGGATGTAGCGCCACTCAAACAGCTGCATGGGGTCAGGGTGGAACTGCTGGAGCAGGAAGTAGATGTGGTAAGGCAGCCAGCACACTGCAAACGTACACACCACCACGATCATCATCTTCACGacctagagagagggagggagggacagttgaAAGCAATATAGGGATTTGCCTAAGAATATTCACTTAAGAGGTTCCCTGCTGTGTGTAAgcatgcatgagtgtgtgtaCATAAAGGTATTGTGTTCTGCCTGTGagcttgtgggtgtgtgtgtgtgtaccttgcgTTTGGCGATTAGCTGCTCTCGGTAACGGTGGGTGGAGTCTCCAGGGATAGTCCCCGCCCACAGGGACGAGCCCACCACCAGGTAGGCACATCCCATAATGCACAGCGGCAGGAAGTAGTACAGCAACACCACAGACACAGAGTACctacacagaaagagacacacacacacacacacacgcactaatGAGATTGTGAGACTGGGGTCTCAGGTCTCGTCTAGTCAACCCTGTTCTGATTTGAGTCCTTATCTCTGCCTCCGaacgtacgtacacacacaatGTCTGCTGATACCTTATCAGTCTTGCTACAGGGAGTAGCGGCCCAGAAGATCAGCTCTCACTGAAAGATGTGAAATCAATTTACTGAggaagacagaagagagaggccTAAATCAAGCCCTAGCCCCTAACTCCTAACATCAGACGAACTACAAGGACTCAGCTGCTAATGGAAATGACTTAATTCCCCTGAACACCTGAGACTAATGGTAATactaaataacacacacacacacacatacggggAAGAGCAtgggtaggtggagagagagaaggagaaaatgtcgggacagagagagagagaactgtgaaACGAGtgaggctgggattcaatccaattgAGGGCTATAGGCATTACGACTTTTAAAGGGAATTTCAGATTGTGCAGCATATGCAATGTTTTCCTGAGAATGGGATCTCCATGAACGaggggaacattgcctttaaaattcgCTATGCTTATAACCTGCGATCAGATTGAATCCGGGCCTTAGAGAACTAGGAAAATGTCAGGACCATAACGACAAATAATTAGTAGGGCTGTCAAACAATTCAAATAACTAATGCCTTTAACTCAATTAATTAACTGCCCTAAATTTGGccctaaataaaaatatatatatttaaaaagcaGTGCAttgagttacatttacatttacatttaagtcatttagcaaacgctcttatccagagcgacttacaaattggtgcattcaccttatgacatccagtagaatagtcactttacaatagtgcatctaaatcttaaa belongs to Oncorhynchus keta strain PuntledgeMale-10-30-2019 chromosome 9, Oket_V2, whole genome shotgun sequence and includes:
- the LOC118373302 gene encoding substance-P receptor-like, translated to MDSFLNTTDLSINATNGSGLNDTEGYNQFVQPIWQIALWAIAYCSMVCVSVIGNLVVIWIILAHKRMRTVTNYFLVNLAFAEASMSAFNTVINFAYSIHNEWYFGLGYCRFHNFFPIAAVFTSIYSMTAIALERYMAIIHPLRQRLSSAETRVVIGGIWVLALLLAFPQYYYSATDQLPGRTVCYIQWPEYSNDTTMDFKKMYSVSVVLLYYFLPLCIMGCAYLVVGSSLWAGTIPGDSTHRYREQLIAKRKVVKMMIVVVCTFAVCWLPYHIYFLLQQFHPDPMQLFEWRYIQQVYLAVLWLAMSSTMYNPIIYCCLNNRFRAGFQQVFCWCPCVPAASYEGLELKSTRYLQTQMSVYRASRMETSMSTVLQPTEEERCGAEQPASPPITQTTMELTSTSNGSASRSALNPPDSPAYYSRHNMD